A stretch of the Nicotiana tabacum cultivar K326 chromosome 6, ASM71507v2, whole genome shotgun sequence genome encodes the following:
- the LOC107830317 gene encoding uncharacterized protein LOC107830317, translating to MDFIQEKLQSWFYERRTTAEGIFRELSNWAEATLEEKIKPAFTFRALPIDQLKFNVKEGGMEFIVDLDKRTCDCSEFQLDEIPCEHAIVAIESDSTTWVIPDTIKLEITKPPDAKVMLGKRQKNRHVSGTEFKMEPRCGRCKRYGHNRTNCTNSAVVHPYARKYREKMIDYIQ from the exons ATGGATTTCATACAAGAAAAATTGCAAAGCTGGTTCTATGAAAGAAGGACAACTGCAGAAGGAATATTCCGTGAGTTATCAAATTGGGCAGAAGCAACATTGGAAGAAAAAATTAAACCAGCTTTTACATTTAGAGCATTGCCCATTGATCAACTCAAATTCAATGTCAAAGAAGGGGGTATGGAATTTATTGTTGATCTAGacaaaagaacatgtgattgtTCTGAATTTCAGCTAGATGAGATACCCTGTGAACATGCAATTGTTGCAATTGAAA GTGATTCAACAACATGGGTTATACCAGACACTATTAAATTAGAAATCACTAAGCCTCCAGATGCAAAAGTAATGCTAGGAAAAAGACAGAAGAATCGACATGTTTCCGGTACAGAATTCAAGATGGAACCAAGATGTGGTCGTTGCAAAAGATATGGGCATAACAGAACAAATTGCACAAATTCTGCTGTAGTTCATCCTTATGCAAGAAAATACAGGGAAAAAATGATTGATTATATACAATAA